A window from Hymenobacter volaticus encodes these proteins:
- a CDS encoding alpha/beta hydrolase codes for MAFEIEHHYVRTNGITLHVAQCGPINGPLVVLLHGFPEFWYSWRKQIPVLAEAGYRVWAPDQRGYNLSEKPRGVSNYQIDKLGADVIGLLDAAGQAKAVIIGHDWGAAVAWWLAARYPARVAQVAILNVPHPAVLFRALSKAPQQLLKSWYIFFFQLPLLPEKLFRRKEYRFGRESLRETSRPDTFSSYDLQQYVRAWAQPGALTAMINWYRASFRKSRRVGRVGRITVPVRLLWGRRMLSWYPYWRV; via the coding sequence ATGGCTTTCGAAATCGAGCATCACTATGTCCGTACCAACGGCATCACGCTGCACGTAGCGCAGTGCGGCCCCATCAATGGGCCCTTGGTTGTTTTGCTGCATGGCTTCCCTGAATTCTGGTACAGTTGGCGCAAGCAGATTCCTGTGCTGGCAGAAGCTGGCTACCGCGTGTGGGCGCCCGACCAGCGCGGCTATAATCTCAGCGAGAAACCGAGGGGTGTATCTAATTATCAGATAGATAAGCTCGGCGCCGATGTTATTGGCTTGCTTGATGCAGCCGGTCAGGCCAAGGCTGTTATTATTGGCCATGATTGGGGGGCGGCGGTGGCGTGGTGGCTAGCGGCTCGTTACCCGGCTCGGGTGGCGCAAGTTGCCATTCTGAACGTGCCACATCCGGCGGTACTGTTTCGTGCCTTAAGCAAAGCGCCGCAGCAACTGCTTAAAAGCTGGTATATCTTCTTTTTCCAGTTGCCGCTGCTGCCAGAAAAGCTGTTTCGGCGTAAGGAGTACCGATTCGGACGTGAGTCGTTGCGGGAAACCAGCCGCCCAGATACGTTTTCCTCATATGATCTGCAGCAATACGTGCGAGCGTGGGCGCAACCAGGTGCCCTCACGGCCATGATCAATTGGTATCGGGCGTCGTTTCGTAAATCGCGCCGAGTAGGCAGAGTGGGGCGTATCACGGTGCCCGTACGGTTGCTATGGGGCAGAAGGATGCTTTCCTGGTACCCATATTGGCGCGTCTGA
- a CDS encoding TIGR03915 family putative DNA repair protein has protein sequence MSRSLTPYNRGKAAVAASTEATPRPTAPALTNAPLDYAYDGSFEGLLSVLFAVYDRKAAPNSIQPLGEVQGGLFAQPVQIDTNEATATRVWEGLVRHMDKEARTRLYHVFLSEQPDRELLIFRYADLAMRSARDISENYADDNVRRVAHIAQQMYREKHRMEAFVRFEKTSDNLFHATIDPDFDVLPLIAPHFTKRYADQRWLIFDKRRRYGLYYDLHRTDVVQFETTAPQRNTDISATVLDEREPLFKLLWQSYFDHVNIPERKNMKLHRRHIPLRYWRYLSEKQPREQRFQPIKNKKPPGQV, from the coding sequence ATGAGCCGTTCCCTTACGCCTTACAACCGTGGTAAAGCTGCTGTTGCCGCCAGCACCGAGGCAACACCCCGCCCCACGGCACCAGCGCTTACCAATGCGCCGCTGGATTATGCGTACGATGGTTCGTTTGAAGGTCTGCTGTCCGTATTGTTTGCCGTCTACGACCGGAAGGCTGCGCCCAACAGCATTCAGCCGCTTGGAGAGGTTCAAGGGGGCTTGTTCGCCCAGCCCGTCCAGATTGATACCAACGAAGCTACCGCCACCCGCGTGTGGGAAGGTCTGGTTCGGCATATGGACAAAGAGGCGCGCACCCGGCTCTACCATGTATTTCTGAGCGAACAACCCGACCGGGAATTGCTGATCTTCCGCTATGCTGATTTGGCTATGCGCTCGGCCCGCGATATTTCGGAAAACTACGCCGACGACAACGTCCGCCGGGTGGCGCATATCGCGCAGCAAATGTACCGGGAGAAGCACCGCATGGAAGCCTTTGTACGCTTCGAGAAAACCAGCGACAACCTGTTCCACGCCACCATCGACCCGGATTTTGATGTGTTGCCGCTTATCGCGCCGCACTTCACCAAGCGCTACGCCGACCAACGTTGGTTGATCTTCGATAAGCGCCGCCGCTACGGCCTCTACTACGACCTGCACCGCACCGATGTCGTGCAGTTTGAAACCACTGCCCCGCAGCGCAACACCGATATATCGGCTACCGTGCTCGACGAGCGGGAGCCGCTGTTCAAGCTGCTTTGGCAGTCGTATTTCGACCACGTCAACATCCCGGAGCGCAAGAATATGAAGTTGCACCGCCGGCATATTCCATTACGGTATTGGCGCTACCTCAGCGAAAAGCAGCCGCGGGAACAACGCTTTCAGCCTATCAAGAACAAGAAGCCGCCTGGCCAAGTGTAA
- a CDS encoding efflux RND transporter permease subunit, giving the protein MWIVRLALARPYTFVVMALLILLSGIMTIRTMAVDIFPEVNIPVVGVVWTYSGMSPEEMNKRILVVNQRAYTTTVSNIEHMESQALKGVGIIKVFFQPGSDPAAGVAQLTAISQTILRTMPPGITPPNIIRYSASNVPIAQASLSSETLGESDLYDANNAFIRPGLAIVKGASLLLPNGGKPKQIMVDLNPGALAGKGLSANDVVTAITSQNIILPAGSAKIGNREYDVRLNSSPEAIATLNDLPIKEVNGATVYVRDVAFVHEGAAVQQNIVRQNGRRTAFVPILKSGGASTLDVIEGIKKALPNVLANAPQGLDLKLLFDQSFFVRASIKGVIIEACIAAALTGLMILLFLGSWRSTLIIALSIPLSILVSIVVMKLLGQTLNIMTLSGLSLAVGILVDDATVEIENIHRNMAMKKGLKRSILDGAQQIATPALVATLAICIVFVPVFFLSGVASYIFTPLAMAVIFAMLASYLLSRTLVPTMVQFLLRKELPIYHAEGAAHLPTEQVRDGHTISEAEARLSQLRREQLEREHPTLSAEEEDEHPITDADREAAKGIEKSWVWRIHKAFDHRFEKFREGYRDALDWVLNHRRMVVLCFAVLFIGSGCLYPFIGQNFFPKVDAGQLRMHIRAPTGTRLEETEVRFAQVEKIIREVIPAEELDLVLDNIGLPVIALNLLMGDNPVIGAGDGEILVSMKEEHGSTAEYITEIRRRINKQYPDLMVFFQPADIVNQTLNFGLPAPIDIQVTGKNIEANYKIAAKIKQQMAKVPGVVDAFVYQAFDLPQMRLDVDRVRAQQAGLSQRDIANNVLVNLSSSTQTTPNQWLNPKTGVNYIVAVQTPPSQLSSLDELKTIGITGPSQLAPQLLSSFATTRRTTTSALASDYNIQRVIDVYASVEGRDLGGVATDMNKILEEARKDLPKGTTITVRGQVDSMHTSFIGLGIGLVGAIALVYLLMVVNFQSWLDPFIIIMALPGAMSGILWMLFVTQTTFSVPSLMGAIMCIGVATANSILLVTFANERREEEPDLSPRDAALDAGFTRLRPVLMTALAMTIGLLPMALGLGEGGEQNAPLGRAVIGGLLLATVTTLFFVPIMFSYLKQRELDSTRKEEKQPARALA; this is encoded by the coding sequence ATGTGGATTGTACGGTTGGCGCTGGCGCGTCCTTACACGTTTGTGGTCATGGCCCTGCTGATTTTGCTGAGCGGCATCATGACCATTCGTACGATGGCGGTGGACATTTTTCCGGAAGTGAATATTCCCGTGGTGGGAGTGGTCTGGACGTACTCGGGCATGAGCCCCGAGGAAATGAACAAGCGCATCTTGGTGGTGAACCAGCGCGCCTACACTACCACCGTCAGCAACATCGAGCATATGGAATCCCAAGCCCTGAAAGGCGTGGGCATCATCAAAGTGTTTTTCCAACCGGGTTCCGACCCCGCGGCGGGCGTGGCCCAACTCACGGCCATTTCGCAAACCATCCTGCGGACTATGCCACCCGGCATCACGCCGCCCAACATCATTCGGTATTCGGCGTCCAACGTGCCCATTGCGCAGGCTAGCTTATCGTCGGAAACTCTCGGTGAGTCAGACCTATACGACGCCAACAACGCGTTTATTCGGCCGGGTTTAGCCATCGTGAAAGGTGCGTCGTTGCTGCTGCCCAACGGTGGCAAGCCCAAGCAGATCATGGTGGACTTGAATCCTGGTGCACTAGCCGGCAAGGGTTTATCGGCCAACGACGTAGTAACGGCCATCACCAGCCAGAACATCATCCTGCCCGCTGGCTCCGCCAAGATTGGCAACCGCGAATACGATGTGCGCCTCAATAGCAGCCCCGAGGCCATTGCCACGCTCAACGACTTACCCATCAAGGAAGTGAACGGCGCTACCGTGTATGTGCGCGACGTGGCCTTTGTGCACGAAGGTGCCGCCGTGCAGCAAAATATTGTGCGGCAAAACGGTCGGCGTACCGCCTTTGTGCCCATTCTCAAGAGCGGCGGCGCCAGCACGCTCGATGTCATTGAAGGCATCAAGAAAGCCTTGCCCAACGTGCTAGCCAACGCCCCACAAGGCCTCGACCTGAAGCTGCTGTTCGACCAGTCGTTTTTCGTGCGGGCCAGCATCAAGGGCGTTATCATCGAGGCGTGTATTGCGGCGGCCCTCACCGGCCTCATGATATTGCTGTTCCTCGGTTCGTGGCGCTCCACGCTCATCATTGCCCTGAGTATTCCGCTGTCTATTCTGGTCAGTATTGTGGTGATGAAGCTGCTCGGCCAAACACTCAACATCATGACGCTAAGCGGCCTGTCGTTGGCGGTGGGGATATTGGTGGATGATGCAACGGTGGAAATCGAGAACATCCACCGCAACATGGCCATGAAGAAGGGGCTGAAACGTTCGATTTTGGATGGGGCGCAGCAGATTGCCACGCCCGCTCTGGTGGCCACGCTAGCTATTTGCATTGTGTTCGTGCCGGTGTTTTTCTTGTCGGGGGTGGCGTCATATATCTTCACGCCGCTAGCCATGGCCGTCATTTTCGCCATGCTGGCTTCCTATCTGCTTTCCCGGACGCTGGTACCCACCATGGTGCAGTTTCTGCTGCGCAAAGAACTACCCATCTACCACGCCGAAGGGGCGGCGCATTTGCCCACCGAGCAAGTGCGCGACGGCCATACCATAAGCGAAGCGGAAGCCCGGCTTAGCCAACTTCGCCGCGAACAGCTAGAGCGGGAGCACCCCACCTTAAGCGCCGAGGAAGAAGACGAACACCCCATTACCGACGCCGATCGGGAAGCCGCCAAAGGCATCGAGAAAAGTTGGGTGTGGCGCATCCACAAAGCGTTCGATCACCGATTCGAGAAGTTCCGGGAAGGCTACCGTGACGCGCTAGATTGGGTGCTGAATCACCGCCGAATGGTGGTACTATGCTTTGCGGTGCTGTTCATTGGGTCGGGCTGCTTGTACCCATTCATAGGGCAAAACTTCTTTCCGAAAGTGGATGCTGGCCAGTTGCGGATGCACATTCGCGCCCCCACCGGCACCCGCTTAGAGGAAACCGAGGTCCGCTTTGCGCAGGTGGAAAAAATTATCCGCGAGGTTATTCCGGCCGAGGAACTGGACTTGGTGCTAGATAATATTGGGCTGCCCGTAATAGCGCTGAACTTGCTGATGGGCGACAACCCCGTGATTGGGGCCGGCGACGGTGAAATTCTAGTGTCAATGAAAGAAGAGCATGGGTCGACTGCCGAGTACATCACCGAAATCCGGCGGCGCATCAACAAGCAGTACCCCGATTTGATGGTGTTCTTTCAGCCCGCGGACATCGTCAATCAAACGCTGAACTTTGGCCTGCCTGCCCCCATCGACATTCAGGTGACCGGCAAGAACATAGAAGCCAACTATAAGATTGCCGCCAAAATCAAGCAGCAAATGGCGAAGGTGCCGGGCGTAGTCGATGCCTTCGTGTACCAAGCGTTCGACCTGCCCCAAATGCGCCTCGATGTGGATCGGGTGCGGGCACAGCAAGCCGGCCTCTCGCAGCGCGATATTGCCAACAACGTGCTAGTCAACCTGTCTTCGAGCACCCAGACTACGCCCAACCAGTGGCTGAACCCCAAAACGGGCGTTAACTACATTGTGGCCGTGCAAACGCCGCCGAGCCAGTTGTCTAGCCTAGACGAGTTGAAGACCATTGGCATCACGGGTCCTTCGCAACTGGCGCCTCAGTTGCTTAGCAGCTTTGCTACCACCCGTCGCACCACCACGTCTGCCCTCGCCAGCGACTACAACATCCAGCGTGTGATAGACGTGTACGCCAGCGTGGAAGGCCGTGACCTAGGCGGCGTGGCCACCGACATGAACAAGATTTTGGAGGAAGCCCGCAAGGACCTGCCCAAAGGCACTACTATCACCGTTCGCGGGCAGGTTGACAGCATGCACACCTCGTTTATTGGATTGGGTATCGGGCTGGTGGGGGCTATTGCGCTGGTGTATTTGCTGATGGTTGTGAACTTTCAGTCGTGGCTGGATCCGTTTATTATCATCATGGCCTTGCCGGGTGCTATGTCGGGCATACTGTGGATGCTGTTCGTGACGCAAACTACCTTCTCCGTACCGTCTTTGATGGGAGCCATTATGTGCATTGGAGTGGCTACGGCCAACAGTATTCTGCTGGTCACCTTCGCTAACGAACGACGCGAAGAAGAGCCGGACCTTTCGCCGCGCGATGCCGCGCTTGATGCTGGCTTCACCCGCCTGCGCCCCGTACTGATGACGGCCCTGGCTATGACCATCGGTTTGCTACCCATGGCCTTGGGCCTCGGAGAAGGTGGCGAGCAAAATGCCCCGCTCGGCCGAGCCGTAATTGGCGGTTTGTTGCTGGCTACCGTTACCACCTTGTTTTTTGTACCGATTATGTTCAGCTACTTGAAGCAACGTGAGTTGGATTCAACTCGCAAAGAGGAAAAGCAGCCAGCGCGAGCCTTGGCATAA